ACCTTGAACTCGAACTGCTCGCGGCTGCGCTTGTCGATGTGCGGCGAACGCAGAACCGTGTAGAGCGAACGACGCGTCGGCAGAGGTATAGGACCCGAGACCTTGGCACCCGTCCGCTTGGCGATATCCACTATGTCCTTTGCCGACTGATCGAGAATCCTGTAGTCGTAGGCCTTCAGCTTGATACGAATCTTCTCTATACCAGCCATCACTCCACTACCTTGGTGACTAC
The DNA window shown above is from candidate division TA06 bacterium B3_TA06 and carries:
- a CDS encoding 30S ribosomal protein S10, giving the protein MAGIEKIRIKLKAYDYRILDQSAKDIVDIAKRTGAKVSGPIPLPTRRSLYTVLRSPHIDKRSREQFEFKVHKRLIEIGEATSEMVDALMRLEVPAGVEIEIHSVKG